From a region of the Eretmochelys imbricata isolate rEreImb1 chromosome 6, rEreImb1.hap1, whole genome shotgun sequence genome:
- the TPH1 gene encoding tryptophan 5-hydroxylase 1 produces the protein MLSSRTEGARRGLSFDSMNSSFEENQLNNELNKSNYTMVEDNKENKDNSAERGRAAVIFSLKNEVGGLVKALKLFQEKHVNLMHIESRKSRRRNSEFEIFVDCDSNMEQLNEIFHLLKSHVNIVSMNPTDNVTVQEDDMENTPWFPKKISDLDKCANRVLMYGSELDADHPGFKDNVYRKRRKYFADLAMNYKHGEPIPKIEFTEEEIKTWGTVFRELNKLYPTHACREYLKNLPLLTKYCGYREDNIPQLEDVSRFLKERTGFTIRPVAGYLSPRDFLAGLAFRVFHCTQYVRHSSDPLYTPEPDTCHELLGHVPLLAEPSFAQFSQEIGLASLGASDEAVQKLATCYFFTVEFGLCKQEGQLRVYGAGLLSSISELKHALSGNAKVKPFDPKVTCKQECIITTFQEVYFVSESFEEAKEKMREFAKTIKRQFGVKYNPYTQSVQILKDTKSIASVVNELRHELDIVSDALNKMGKQLGI, from the exons ATGTTGTCCAGCCGAACGGAGGGAGCCCGCAGGGGACTGTCCTTCGACTCCATGAACTCCAGCTTCGAGGAGAACCAGCTGAATAACGAG TTAAATAAGTCAAATTACACAATGGTTGAAGACAATAAAGAGAACAAAGACAATTCAGCTGAAAGAGGTAGAGCGGCTGTTATTTTTTCCTTAAAGAATGAAGTTGGAGGACTTGTAAAAGCGTTAAAACTCTTTCAG GAGAAACATGTGAATCTGATGCACATCGAGTCCCGAAAGTCAAGGCGAAGAAATTCAGAGTTTGAGATCTTTGTGGACTGTGATAGTAACATGGAACAACTGAATGAGATCTTCCACCTGCTAAAATCCCACGTCAATATTGTATCCATGAACCCCACAGATAATGTCACTGTGCAGGAGGATG ACATGGAGAATACCCCCTGGTTTCCTAAGAAGATCTCAGATTTGGATAAATGTGCAAACCGTGTTCTGATGTATGGGTCTGAATTGGATGCCGACCATCCA GGTTTCAAAGACAATGTTTATCGTAAGAGGCGAAAGTATTTTGCAGACCTAGCTATGAACTACAAACA TGGTGAGCCAATCCCCAAGATTGAATTCACTGAGGAGGAGATCAAGACTTGGGGCACTGTATTCAGAGAGCTCAACAAACTCTACCCAACTCATGCCTGCAGAGAGTACCTTAAAAACTTACCCTTACTCACCAAATACTGTGGGTACCGAGAAGACAATATCCCCCAGCTGGAAGATGTATCGCGCTTCCTGAAAG AGCGCACAGGTTTCACCATCCGTCCAGTTGCCGGATATTTGTCACCCAGAGATTTCTTGGCAGGCTTAGCATTCAGAGTTTTTCACTGCACTCAGTATGTTAGGCACAGCTCGGACCCTCTCTACACCCCAGAGCC tGATACCTGTCATGAACTCCTGGGTCATGTCCCACTCTTGGCTGAACCCAGTTTTGCTCAGTTCTCCCAGGAAATTGGCCTGGCATCGCTTGGGGCATCAGATGAGGCTGTTCAAAAACTGGCAACA TGCTACTTCTTCACCGTGGAGTTTGGTTTGTGTAAGCAAGAGGGACAGCTGAGAGTCTATGGGGCTGGTTTACTTTCTTCCATCAGTGAGCTCAAG CATGCTCTCTCTGGCAATGCCAAAGTCAAGCCCTTTGATCCTAAGGTGACCTGCAAGCAAGAATGCATCATCACAACTTTCCAGGAAGTGTACTTTGTTTCTGAAAGTTTTGAAGAAGCAAAGGAAAAGATGAG AGAGTTTGCAAAAACAATCAAGCGCCAGTTTGGAGTAAAGTACAACCCATATACGCAAAGTGTGCAGATCCTGAAAGACACCAAGAGCATCGCAAGTGTGGTGAATGAGCTGCGTCATGAACTGGACATTGTCAGCGATGCCCTCAACAAGATGGGCAAGCAGCTGGGCATCTAA